Genomic DNA from Deltaproteobacteria bacterium:
CAGCAGATCGGGCTGCCGCCTTGGTAGTAAATGCCGAAGCGGCTGCACAGGATGCCAAACCTCCTATTCCGAAAGCCGCCGCGGCGGCTGATCGTGCGGAGGCCGCTGCTGCCCGGGCAGAAGACGCAGCTGAAAAGGTTTGCGCCAGAGCTATGAGGTACAGAAGGTAAAAAATTACCACTAGCTGAGTTAAATCAAATCTTCATTCACCAATGGTTCCGAGGGTGTGAGTCAGGCTGCTAGCCGCCACACCCTCAGCCTTTTTGGTCACCTCTTCTGGAATACCCAATTTTTCTTCCACCACTTTTATCACTCGTGAATAATCGACCTCGGTAATCAATCCTCGGTTTTCCAATCTATTTAAGGTATGAGTCAGCAGATCGGGAATCTTGTGGTAGAAATCCTGATTGACTTCTAAGTAGACGCGGCCCTGGCGGAAGCCAATCTTCACTGGCTCGTAAATGTATTCTACCGTGGTCCCCACTTTGACCATCGCGAATAGCTTCTTAATGTGTTCCGGATACATCCGGGTACAGCCGTGGCTGACCAACCGGCCCACGCCCCAGGGCATGCTGGTACCATGGATGCCGTAATCCCCCCATGAAAGGGTAAGTTTATAATCTCCCAAGGGGTTATCGGGGCCGGGCGGCATCACCGCCATGCCGTATTTGGCCTGCAAAGATTTGGGCACATACCAAGGCGGCTTGACCTTCTTTTCGGTAACCTTAAAGGTCCCGGTCGGGGTCTTATAATCGAGAACCCCCATGCCAATGGGAAAGGTGTAAACTGTCCGACCATTATCCGCAAATTTATACAGCCGCATTTCCCCGGTGTTCACCACAATCTGGTGATGTTGACAGTCCGGGACAATCCAGCTAGTAGGTATAGTAAGCCGCTCGCCGACCGGTAAAATAAAAGGGTCCCAGTGGCGGTAGAGCTGGCCCAGTTCTTGGTAGCCCAGGCCATAATCTCGGGCAATGTCCA
This window encodes:
- a CDS encoding L,D-transpeptidase family protein codes for the protein MTWVLCVLLAINLLLSGTALAAGPYPIHLPSSSVGVDPQAVTVIGQTQEYEIKKGDTLLDIARDYGLGYQELGQLYRHWDPFILPVGERLTIPTSWIVPDCQHHQIVVNTGEMRLYKFADNGRTVYTFPIGMGVLDYKTPTGTFKVTEKKVKPPWYVPKSLQAKYGMAVMPPGPDNPLGDYKLTLSWGDYGIHGTSMPWGVGRLVSHGCTRMYPEHIKKLFAMVKVGTTVEYIYEPVKIGFRQGRVYLEVNQDFYHKIPDLLTHTLNRLENRGLITEVDYSRVIKVVEEKLGIPEEVTKKAEGVAASSLTHTLGTIGE